A region of Candidatus Tanganyikabacteria bacterium DNA encodes the following proteins:
- a CDS encoding VOC family protein codes for MAVELAKAAATGTFCWVELHTSDVVAAKTFYTKLLGWSLEDLPIDETMSYTMASVDGKNVAALQPQMPDEIKMGAPPNWFNYIAVDSADKYAAKARELGGQVFAEPFDVMDAGRMAVVADPTGAVFGLWQAGKHAGADLVEGEPGSFCWNELYTNDTGKASAFYCGLFGYTIEKMEMGEGGEYLMFVSTDPKNPYEAGMMDPKQGFPPYWQPYFSVADTDATVAKATELGGKVLMPPEEIGQGRFAILQDPQGAVFGIIKLKKQ; via the coding sequence ATGGCAGTCGAACTCGCCAAGGCCGCCGCGACCGGGACGTTCTGCTGGGTGGAGTTGCACACCAGCGACGTGGTCGCCGCGAAGACCTTTTACACCAAGCTCCTCGGATGGTCGCTGGAGGATCTGCCCATCGACGAGACGATGAGCTACACGATGGCCTCGGTGGACGGCAAGAACGTCGCGGCCCTCCAGCCCCAGATGCCCGACGAAATCAAGATGGGCGCCCCGCCCAACTGGTTCAATTACATCGCCGTCGACAGCGCCGACAAGTACGCGGCCAAGGCCAGGGAACTCGGCGGCCAGGTCTTCGCAGAGCCCTTCGACGTGATGGACGCCGGCCGCATGGCGGTCGTCGCCGATCCCACCGGCGCGGTGTTCGGGCTATGGCAGGCGGGCAAGCATGCGGGGGCCGACCTGGTCGAAGGCGAGCCCGGCAGCTTCTGCTGGAACGAGCTGTACACCAACGACACCGGCAAGGCGTCCGCCTTCTACTGCGGCCTCTTCGGCTACACCATCGAGAAGATGGAGATGGGCGAGGGCGGCGAGTACCTCATGTTCGTCTCGACCGATCCCAAGAACCCGTACGAGGCGGGGATGATGGACCCGAAGCAGGGATTCCCGCCCTACTGGCAGCCCTACTTCTCGGTCGCCGACACCGACGCGACGGTCGCGAAGGCGACCGAACTCGGCGGCAAGGTCCTGATGCCGCCCGAGGAGATCGGCCAGGGCCGCTTCGCCATCCTGCAGGATCCGCAGGGCGCGGTCTTCGGGATCATCAAGCTCAAGAAGCAGTAG